A stretch of DNA from Brevibacillus ruminantium:
CGATCGTGACGCTGGGGGCGGTCATCCGGGGCTCTACGCCGCATTTCGATTACGTCTGCAGCGAATGTGCAAAAGGAGTGGCAGCGGTGTCTCTTGCGACTGGCATCCCTGTTATCTTTGGAGTGCTGACAACGGATTCCATTGAGCAGGCCATCGAGCGGGCCGGGACCAAGGCAGGCAACAAGGGCTGGGAAGCAGCAGCAGCGGCTATCGAGATGGCCAATTTGAGCCGGCAATTCACCAGGTAAAAATACGAATCAACAGAGGCGGGCCAGCGTGCAACCCGCCTCTTTGCTATTTGGATAAACCACACTGGAAATCATCGGGTTCGGGAACCTTGAGTGGAACAAGTTTCGTCAATAAAGGCGCTTCCATTCTCGCCAAAAGCCTTTCCAGTTGCGCGGACTCCACAGATTTCCCTGTTTCTTGTTTTTGCCGAAAAGGGTCTTGGTCAGACTGACAAAAAGGGCATGCTGCTCACCGGTGTACGGATACCAGTTGATTTCCCGCTTCCTTTTGCCCGGATCATGGATGATCGATACCGCATGCGTAAAGGACTGAAGCCCTTCCGGACCGCGATAGCGGCCGATCCCGCTTTCTTTGACGCCGCCAAAGGGAAGATGGGGGTTGGCATAGCTGACGACGACATCATTGATGCAGACATTGCCGCTTTGCAGCTTTTGGGCTACGCGTTTCGCTCTTGCTTTGTCCATGGACCAGACAGAAGCATTCAAGCCGTAGGGCGTATCGTTGGCAAGACGGATCGCCTCTTCCTCGGAAGCCACACGCATGATCGGCAAGACGGGACCAAATGTCTCTTCCCGCATGATTTTCATGTCATGGGTGACACCAGTCAAAATCGTGGGAGCCAGAAACATGCTGTTCTCGGGAAAATGACCGCCCCACTCGGCAACGGCACCTTTGGCCAGAGCTTCTTGAACATGTTCCCGCACAATCCGGATTTGCTCCGGCGAGGTCATGGAGCCGAGCTCGGACTCAGCGGGAAAGCCCTGGCGAAGGGCGGCTGTTTTCTCTTTGACCAGTTGGAGAAACTGGGGATAAACGCGTTCGTGTACGTAGACGCGTTCGACTGACATGCATACCTGACCCGCGTTGGTAAAGGCTCCCCAAACGGCTCCGTTGGCAGCCCGCTCCAAATGGGCATCCTCCAGAACGATCATCGGATCTTTGCCTCCCAGCTCCAGTTCGACGGGGATCAGATGCTCGGCGGCTTGCGTCATGATTTTTTTGCCGGTTGCAACTGAGCCGGTGAAGAAGATCTTATCGGGTCTGGCCGCTACGAGTGCCTGGCCCACTTCTCTGCCGCCGTGCAGCACCTGGACCAGATGCTTCGGGGCAGGCACTGCTTGAAACAGCTCCTCAATCAAAAGCCCGATCGACGGAGTTACCTCGGAAGGCTTCAAGATGACGGCATTACCGGCAGCCAGTGCGGACAGCACCGGGACGACCGAGAGTTGAAACGGATAGTTCCAAGGAGAAATAACTGCGACGACTCCCATTGGTTGATAGTGAATCCATGATCTTTTGGGAAAGAGCACCAGCGTAGTCGCCACTTTTCGGGGAGCCAGCATCCGTTCTGCCTGCTTTTCATAAAAGCGGATGGTGTCCGCAGTAATGAAAATTTCCGTCATGTACGCCTCCAGCGTCACTTTGCCCGTAACTTCACTGATTTTCTGGGCCAGCATCTCGCCGTTCTCTACCAAGTAATGGCGCAGATTGCGCAGATAGTGAATGCGGGTGGAGACAGGGGTTTCTCCCCACTCCCTGGAAGCGTCACGGGCTTGGGCCATGACTTGTTGTACTTCGGCTGGAGTAGCTTCGTCCAATGTACCAATGATCTCGCCGGTCGCTGGATTTCTCATGGTGAGTCTACCCATTTTGTTTCACCTCTCTTAATTCAATGTGGAATGGATGAAAAAGGTTTCAAGCAAGCGGGTCAGATCTTCTTCGAGCCGGGCTACGAGCTGATCAGCCAGTTCTTTATCCGCCATCAAGGATTGGAAAAACAGGCCGTCCAGGGCGGAGTAAAAGAGCGGTACCCACGTCTCGGGGGAGAAGGAAGCAGCGTGCTTGCCATGGTGGTTTAGCAGCTTTTCCAGCATGTGCCTGATCAGGCTGTAGAGACGCTCGCGAATCTCCTGGACAGGCTTGCGAAAGGCGGGGTGGTACATGGCTTGGACCTGCAGGTCATACCAGAGTCGATGAGTGTTTCGATGCTCGGTGAGCGCTTGGCGCAAAAGGGAAGAAAACCTTGTCTGCCAGCCTTCAAGAGGGTCGGCAAGAAGCTCTGTTTCCAGCTCATCCAAAAAGTGATGCTTGTAGCCTGTGATGACGGCCAGAAGCAAATCCTCTTTGCTTTCAAAGTAGTAGTGCAAAATGCCCAGCGAGACGCCCGACTCCCGAGCAATATCGCGCAGCGAAACAGAGGCATACCCCCGCTCGGCCAGACAACGGGTGGCTTGTTCTACCAAAAAGGCTCGCTTGGCTTCCGCTTTTTCCGCTTTCGATGGTTGTTTCATGTCTCATACCTGCTTTTTGGACATTTGTCCAATTTTTTAAATTGATTGTAAGCGGGGGAATCCTGGCTGTCAATGCAAAAAAGCCTGATTCCAGATTGCAGGATCAGGCAAACGTGCAGCAGTTTTCAGCGTTTCTTCTTTTTGTTGTACATTTGCCACTCCCATCGCCTCAGGTAAGGATAAGGATCGAATGCCCACTCGTTGCTTCCGGTGTCGCTGTACATCCCGTAATGCAAATGGGGCGGGAATTTTCCGGCGGTGCCAGGTCTTCCGTAACCAGAACTCCCCACGTAGCCCAAGATTTCGCCCGGCTCTACGATGTCACCCGGTTTTAATCCCTTTTTAAAGGAGCCCAAATGAGCAAAGTAATGGTAGACATTGCCGATGTCTCTCATTCCGATGCGCCATCCGCCGTATCGGTTCCAGCCCAAGACCTCGATGACGCCGTAGCCCGTGCTGAGGACAGGTGTGCCGTATCCGGCAAAGATATCGGTTCCTTCATGAATCCGGTGGCCTCCCCAGCCGCGGGGGGCGCCCCAGGTGCTGTGGTAGCTGTAGGAATAGCGTTTCGGAATGGGAAAATGATGATCATCTAAGTCAAGGCGTTGAAAGCGCTCGTAGATACGGGCAAACTGATCGATGGTTTTCACTGCCCGGTCACGCTTGTAGTAGGACCACAGGCCAATCCGCCAGTCCTCGCGGGTCAAGCCGTACTGTGCAAAAAAGTGGATCAGGGTTG
This window harbors:
- the ribH gene encoding 6,7-dimethyl-8-ribityllumazine synthase, which produces MKQWEGNLIGTGLRVGIVAGRFNELIVGKLVSGALDALKRHGVDEAAVEVAWVPGAFEIPLIAKKMAESGKYDAIVTLGAVIRGSTPHFDYVCSECAKGVAAVSLATGIPVIFGVLTTDSIEQAIERAGTKAGNKGWEAAAAAIEMANLSRQFTR
- a CDS encoding aldehyde dehydrogenase family protein encodes the protein MGRLTMRNPATGEIIGTLDEATPAEVQQVMAQARDASREWGETPVSTRIHYLRNLRHYLVENGEMLAQKISEVTGKVTLEAYMTEIFITADTIRFYEKQAERMLAPRKVATTLVLFPKRSWIHYQPMGVVAVISPWNYPFQLSVVPVLSALAAGNAVILKPSEVTPSIGLLIEELFQAVPAPKHLVQVLHGGREVGQALVAARPDKIFFTGSVATGKKIMTQAAEHLIPVELELGGKDPMIVLEDAHLERAANGAVWGAFTNAGQVCMSVERVYVHERVYPQFLQLVKEKTAALRQGFPAESELGSMTSPEQIRIVREHVQEALAKGAVAEWGGHFPENSMFLAPTILTGVTHDMKIMREETFGPVLPIMRVASEEEAIRLANDTPYGLNASVWSMDKARAKRVAQKLQSGNVCINDVVVSYANPHLPFGGVKESGIGRYRGPEGLQSFTHAVSIIHDPGKRKREINWYPYTGEQHALFVSLTKTLFGKNKKQGNLWSPRNWKGFWREWKRLY
- a CDS encoding TetR/AcrR family transcriptional regulator — encoded protein: MKQPSKAEKAEAKRAFLVEQATRCLAERGYASVSLRDIARESGVSLGILHYYFESKEDLLLAVITGYKHHFLDELETELLADPLEGWQTRFSSLLRQALTEHRNTHRLWYDLQVQAMYHPAFRKPVQEIRERLYSLIRHMLEKLLNHHGKHAASFSPETWVPLFYSALDGLFFQSLMADKELADQLVARLEEDLTRLLETFFIHSTLN
- a CDS encoding M23 family metallopeptidase, which encodes MRNFRLLLQISLSVILTCCSLPPVSQASGSVTAGSVEKVFQDRLELFQRLEALYGIPWSYLAAVDQYERSIHKRRKKGSEQQAPERLTAIMIPPSLWCGALNPDQQDHHETSIRFFGGIGMDGDGDGKAERENDMDVLTTLIHFFAQYGLTREDWRIGLWSYYKRDRAVKTIDQFARIYERFQRLDLDDHHFPIPKRYSYSYHSTWGAPRGWGGHRIHEGTDIFAGYGTPVLSTGYGVIEVLGWNRYGGWRIGMRDIGNVYHYFAHLGSFKKGLKPGDIVEPGEILGYVGSSGYGRPGTAGKFPPHLHYGMYSDTGSNEWAFDPYPYLRRWEWQMYNKKKKR